Proteins from a genomic interval of Verrucomicrobiota bacterium:
- a CDS encoding haloacid dehalogenase type II, which produces MPLRRRQFLQLTAGRFAAGVVSVSALARAAGNRSIKAIAFDAFTIFDPRPVFALAATLFPAQGTALGNAWRTRQFEYTWLRTLYGRYTDFWQVTEQALIFAAKLVKVDLSTEHRQALMGAYLEIQAYPDAAPALRSLREADLRLAFLSNMTRAMLDAVIKNAGFEELFEHRLSTDAVQAYKPDSRAYQMGTDAFGLAREEILFAAFGGWDAAGAKGFGYPTFWVNRLNLPVEELGIVLDGTGGSLTDLVTFVKR; this is translated from the coding sequence ATGCCCCTGAGGCGACGACAATTTCTACAACTTACAGCAGGACGCTTTGCCGCCGGTGTTGTGAGCGTCAGCGCTCTGGCGCGTGCGGCAGGGAACCGGAGCATCAAGGCCATCGCCTTTGACGCTTTCACGATCTTTGACCCTCGGCCCGTCTTCGCGCTGGCCGCAACGCTCTTTCCGGCTCAAGGGACCGCGCTGGGCAACGCTTGGCGCACCCGCCAGTTTGAGTACACTTGGTTACGGACCCTGTACGGGCGCTACACGGATTTCTGGCAGGTGACTGAACAGGCGCTGATCTTCGCGGCGAAACTGGTCAAAGTCGATCTGAGCACGGAACACCGGCAAGCACTGATGGGTGCTTATCTGGAGATCCAAGCCTACCCGGACGCCGCTCCCGCGCTTCGGTCGTTACGGGAGGCAGACCTGCGGCTGGCCTTCTTGTCAAATATGACCCGGGCCATGCTGGATGCTGTGATCAAAAACGCCGGCTTTGAGGAATTGTTTGAGCACCGCCTGAGCACCGACGCCGTTCAAGCTTACAAACCGGACTCCCGCGCCTATCAGATGGGCACGGACGCATTTGGTCTGGCGCGTGAGGAAATTCTGTTCGCGGCGTTTGGGGGATGGGATGCGGCGGGAGCCAAAGGATTCGGTTACCCGACGTTCTGGGTGAATCGCCTGAACCTCCCCGTGGAGGAATTGGGGATCGTTCTTGATGGAACGGGCGGCAGCCTGACGGATTTGGTGACCTTCGTCAAAAGATGA